GGGTTcagggtcatgaaatattgtgtggatgaaagGCAGATAGGTGgcgggcaggttgaataaagtgAAAACAATGCAGTAAAATCCATACATGTATAATTGTAAGATTAATATCTATAGGCTACCTTGAGGGTTTTTTCCAATATTTTTTATCTGGCATTAGTGCATAagcctaagctttagggcctaaTTTTACATGCTCCAACTTGCCAAATGCTTTTCGAAACATGGGAATAAAGTTCAAAATCGATCCCCCGAAGCAAAAAAAGGACAAAAGGGAACCAACTGTACAACACATTTTCTATATTGCGGTTTAGGGTTGGGTGCAGGCTTTAGATTTCCTAACAGATCTGGCGGTTACAGacgggttattagcaattgctaGTGGGTGCAGGTGAACCCACCAGCAATTCACACAAAATGCTGAGACTACTGACCCTCTGTGAGACGTGCTTTGCCTCCAGTGGGCTGACACAGAACTGTGGAGCAACCCACACACAGCACAACTGTCTGGGCGTGGCTGAACACCGTTGTGATCTTGTAACATCCTGAGGGAAACAAAAATACAATCATTAAGACACCAGGGCTCTAgactagggctgtggtggtcacaatcagccggtgattgtcaagcaaataactatcatctcatggtaattgacagttaattaacaaacacatttagaaTCTCCTGGCTTCcgcacacagcctacaagccactgatgcagaccttttgaacatctacattttaagaaGTCTAATAAATCCTTGTAATATTGCCTACACCGTCACAAATCCATTATTTTAGATAGACAACATTTACATGTTTTTTTAGACCTATTTCAAAGGTAGTctatttcaaaagaacagaacagcatactttgagttgtccttatgttaggtccaaATCTGGCTattccatatggctgtgggctacactatttgtttagaattccatggcattattttatattatgaagaatacaattgaacaaagccgaataaaatagaaaggatattttctctatTCGAGGGAGTGCGTACAtgaggctattctgtgttgagcagttaaagaaataggtactcctacagtgcattcggaaagtattcagaccccttaaccttATAATTAAAAgaagttaaagccttattctaaaatggatttaaaaaatatatttttcctcaatctacacataatatcccataatgacaaagcaaaaataggcgtagacatttttacaaatgtattaaataaaaataccttattacaaaagtattcagaccctttgctatgagattcgaaaggTGCATcccatttccattgatcatccttgaagtgtttctacaacttggagtccacctgtggtaaattcaattgattggacatgatttggaaaggcacacctgtctatataaggtcccacagttgacagtgcatgtcagagcaaaaaccaagctatgaggacgaaggaattgtccgtagaactccaagacaggattgtgttgaggtacagatctgcggaagggtaccaaaaatgttctgCCGCATTTAAGATCCAACACAGTGATCTCCATCATTCtaaaaatggaagaagttgggaACAAcaaagacttcctagagctggccactaggccaaactgagcaattcgGGGAAGGCCTTGGCACTCCTTAGTAAAAAGGCacaacagcccacttggagtttgccaagaggcacctaaaggaccCTGACCATGAGAataaaattctctggtctgatgaaaccaagattgaactctttggcctgaatgccaagcttcacgtctggaggaaacctggcaccatccctaaggtgaagcatggtggtgacagcatcatgctgtggggatgtttttcagctgcagggactgggacactagtcaggattgagggaaagataaatggcgcaaagtagagagagatccttgatgaaatcctgctccagagcactcaggaactcactggggcaaaggttcacttttcaacaggacaacaaccctaactacacaacgcaggagtagcccagccttgaacccaatcgaacatctcgggAGAAAACTGAAAATAgcggtgcagcgacgctccccatccaactttacagagcttgagaggatctgcagagaagaatgggagaaactccccaaagacatgtgtgccaagcttgtagtgacatacccaagaagactcaaggctgtaatggctgccaaggtgcttcaacaatgtaaagggtctgaatacatacactacctttcaaaagtttggggtcacttagaaatgtccttgtttttgaaagaaaagcacatttttgtccattaaaatatcaaattgatcagtgtagatgttaatgttgtaaatgactattgtagctgatttttaatggaatatctacatagacgtacagaggcccattatcagcaaccatcactcctgtgttccaatggcacgttgtgttagcgaatccaagtttatcattttaaaaaggctaattgatcattagacaatccttttgcaattatgttagcacagctgaaaactgttgtactgcttaaagaagcaataaaactggccttctttagactagttgagtatctggagcattagcatGTGGGTTTgagtacaggctcaaaatggccagaaacaaagaactttcttctgaaacttgtcaggctattcttgttctgagaaatgaaggctattccatgcgagaaactgaagatcttgtacaacactgtactactcccttaacagaacagcgcaaacaggctctaaccacaatagaaagagtgggaggccccagtgcacaactgagcaagagtacattagtgtgtctagtttgaaaaacagacacctcacaagtcctcaactggcagcttcattaaatagtgcccgcaaaacaccagtctcaacaccaacagtgaagaagcgactccgggatgctggccttctaggcagagttgcaaagaaaaagccatatctcagactggctaataaaaggaaaagattaagatgggcaaaagaacacagacactggacagaggaactctgcctagtaGGCCagaatcccagagtcgcctcttcagaCTTTTGcatctcatatgtttatactgtattctatgctGCTCCAACatcatccaaatatttatatattcttaattccattcctttagatatgtgtattgttgtgaaattgttagatattactgcactgttggagctaaaaacacaagcatttcgctacacccgcaataacatctgctaaacatgtataTGTAACCAATCAAATTTGATCATCATGAGGCCTACTttgcagtcaatatttaattgggaaggttttttgggaaagccttacAAAATGTTCATTCAAACAGCGCATGACGACAATTGTGCATTGCCTAGATTAAACCAAGACTACCGACCAAACTGTTTTGAATACTTGGTCTGCATACCCATTGTTAATTGAATAAATcttgataatatatatatatattttttttaaagctaaCTGTGAACCATAAACTAAAGagatcacatacagtacatgattcAAACGCATAAATGCAATGAAGGAAACAAAGGGGACCTACCTGGGCACTTAACATCCATGAAGTAGGAGTTTGGGCTCTGGACAAGACGCTTCTTCTTGTGGCTCCTCTTCTCCTCATCAGGGGATGGGTGTAACAAGTCTTTTGCGAGCTGCAGGATAGAGTGGACAAGCAAGACTGCTTAGAAAATTACATTTAGTTTGAGTAGATAGGACACCTGCTTACAAGTGACAAAACGGCAGTACATTTAACATTTGTCAATTAACTGACACCCTAATCCAGAGCAAACTATGAATGATATCGACATGCAGTCAGATAGGTACACAACACATGCGATAGAGTGTTTCGCTCACAGCCAGATGAGTTGAACAGTTCCTGCGAGTGATACTTCCCAGGAATTGCAATGAATTTGCAATCTAAAACCTCTCATACTGCCTAGATTTCTTGTTTACTGGATTAGATATCGTCAACGTTGACCAATGGTCTTCCCTTTCCTTATTCGAGGAAATAAAATACATGTCAGCTGTTATTTCAGCTGTACCTGCACTACACTTTCTACGAAATCATTCAATATAGTGGATGCAATTGCACGTATATTCAAACATATGGTAGCTAGTGTTACATTCTCAggttactcatctccatgtttgCGATATTTACGCCGCCATCTTGTATCACACTGCGCTACTAATCAGCGCGTATATGAAAGATTATGATAATACCTCGACACTGACTGGAACGACAGAGCTCAAACACACAACAGTCAAAACACGAATTAATTATGCATTGACTGACTCCAAGATTGTCATCCAAAGCCCTATGTTAACGGTAAAAGTGTGATTATGTCAGGCTCCGGTACTCACTGGCATGTTTGCGAAGAAATAGCCGTTGCCTGAAAGAAGGCATGTTCGGAAACAAGGGGTTTCTAATGACGTTACTTTTGTGCACGGGCAGGAAGTGAGTGAATTGAATGAGGTTGGTGGACATATTTGTAAGGTCAAAATTAATTTATTGATAGATTTGACAAGTTTTCAATTAAGGTAGATATTAAGCCACCAGATGCATTTTATTGATCAGACCTCTCTCGAAATGTCATATCCCCAGCCCCAGAGATGACAGAATACGTCACAATCCATAGGCCTACCCTACATTACATTGTGAGTGATTACACTCGTCACAATGAGTGATTGTGACACTGATTGTTCTGTTTACATCCCTAAATATGAACATAGATTTGCTATTTTACTACtaaatcattacatttacatttaagtcatttagcagacgctcttatccagagcgactaacaaaatggtgcattcaccttatgatatccagtggaacactttacaatagtgcatctaaatcttttaagggggggggttagaaggattactttatcctatcctaggtattccttaaagaggtggggtttcaggtgtctccggaaggtggtgattgactccgctgtcctggcgtcgtgagggagcttgttccaccattggggtgccagagcagcgaacagttttaaaTCAATGTTCCTTACTGTAAAACATATTACAGCATCCCTGCTGTAAATGTACAGGGATGCTGTAATGTTTTACAGTAAGGAAAATAGTACTGTAAATTATATTACAGCATCTCAGCTGTAAAGAAAAATATCAGTATTAAGCTGGCAACTCT
This genomic interval from Salmo salar chromosome ssa27, Ssal_v3.1, whole genome shotgun sequence contains the following:
- the LOC106588181 gene encoding 40S ribosomal protein S27, with protein sequence MPLAKDLLHPSPDEEKRSHKKKRLVQSPNSYFMDVKCPGCYKITTVFSHAQTVVLCVGCSTVLCQPTGGKARLTEGCSFRRKQH